The Allochromatium tepidum genome has a window encoding:
- the ccoO gene encoding cytochrome-c oxidase, cbb3-type subunit II yields the protein MSDRAKVRVKSFQEWLEVNIWGLLIATALVLSVGGLVEIVPLFYLKNTMEHNAFPEIVWDKAGKEPIVTLDDAGKVQWNWQPGDGVRPYTALELAGRDIYQREGCYLCHSQMIRPFRDEKERYGHYSLASESMFDHPFQWGSKRTGPDLARVGGKYSDDWQRRHLYDPRSLVPESVMPSYPWLDETAADPDMSLRVFGFTIWPAGTGSRMQRHMRGMRQVGVPYTEADIAAAEFLLEGKTEMDALVAYLQVLGTMVKLDDAKAYRE from the coding sequence ATGAGCGACAGAGCCAAGGTTCGCGTCAAGAGCTTTCAGGAATGGCTGGAGGTCAACATCTGGGGCCTGCTGATCGCCACCGCGCTGGTGCTCTCGGTGGGCGGACTGGTCGAGATCGTGCCCCTGTTCTATCTGAAGAACACCATGGAGCACAATGCCTTCCCCGAGATCGTCTGGGACAAGGCGGGCAAGGAACCCATCGTCACCCTGGATGACGCCGGCAAGGTGCAATGGAACTGGCAGCCGGGCGACGGGGTGCGGCCCTACACGGCGCTGGAGCTGGCCGGACGCGACATCTATCAGCGCGAAGGCTGCTATCTCTGTCATTCGCAGATGATCCGGCCCTTCCGTGACGAGAAGGAACGCTACGGGCATTATTCGCTCGCCTCCGAGTCCATGTTCGATCATCCCTTCCAATGGGGCTCGAAGCGCACCGGCCCGGATCTGGCGCGCGTCGGCGGCAAGTATTCCGACGACTGGCAGCGCCGGCATCTGTACGACCCGCGTTCGTTGGTGCCCGAGTCGGTGATGCCCAGCTATCCCTGGCTCGACGAAACGGCGGCCGATCCGGACATGTCGCTGCGGGTCTTCGGCTTCACGATCTGGCCGGCGGGCACAGGCTCGCGGATGCAGCGTCACATGCGCGGCATGCGACAGGTCGGCGTGCCCTATACGGAGGCCGACATCGCCGCCGCCGAGTTCCTGCTCGAAGGTAAGACCGAGATGGACGCCCTGGTCGCCTATCTCCAGGTGCTCGGCACCATGGTCAAGCTCGATGACGCCAAGGCCTATCGTGAATAG
- a CDS encoding cbb3-type cytochrome c oxidase subunit 3, with translation MNSLVEYFATDWEAMTVNDWIGTILTVLIFLLMILAYFQVFRPKNRESLESRKHIPFEDEDDAPSGDHDGRP, from the coding sequence GTGAATAGCCTCGTCGAGTATTTCGCGACCGACTGGGAGGCGATGACGGTCAACGACTGGATCGGCACCATCCTGACCGTCCTCATCTTCCTGCTGATGATCCTGGCCTATTTTCAGGTCTTTCGTCCCAAGAACCGGGAGTCGCTCGAATCCAGGAAGCACATCCCGTTCGAGGACGAGGACGACGCGCCCTCCGGAGATCACGATGGCCGACCATAA
- the ccoP gene encoding cytochrome-c oxidase, cbb3-type subunit III, with protein sequence MADHNPFPGENNTGHVWDDNIRELKNPPPRWWMQGFRLSIIWVVGYSILYPTWPIGEEPNRGLLGWTQIKEYEKGVERIEAKRAEFEDRIRELSADQILADPGLKQYTLASAKVLFGDNCAACHGSGGQGNPGYPVLADDDWLYGGTTAKLTETITGGRQSLMPAHKTMLTEAEVDTLAHWAVAMAETGGEGGSEEGWNLFRTKGCVACHGQTANGHVVDLPDGDFIGVGAANLRDGIWRFEPGGFESARHTILYGVNRKDVPESRSAVMPAFAQPAGKLSEQDIKKLVVYVHSLGGGM encoded by the coding sequence ATGGCCGACCATAATCCCTTTCCAGGCGAGAACAACACCGGGCATGTCTGGGACGACAACATCCGCGAGCTCAAGAATCCGCCGCCGCGCTGGTGGATGCAGGGGTTCCGGCTGTCGATCATCTGGGTCGTCGGCTATTCGATCCTCTATCCGACCTGGCCGATCGGCGAGGAGCCGAATCGCGGTCTGCTCGGCTGGACCCAGATCAAGGAGTACGAGAAGGGCGTCGAGCGCATCGAAGCCAAGCGCGCCGAGTTCGAGGACCGGATTCGCGAATTGAGTGCCGATCAGATCCTGGCCGATCCGGGGCTGAAGCAGTACACACTGGCCTCGGCCAAGGTGCTGTTCGGCGACAACTGCGCCGCCTGTCACGGCAGCGGCGGGCAGGGCAATCCGGGCTATCCGGTGCTCGCCGACGACGACTGGCTCTATGGCGGCACCACGGCCAAGCTTACCGAGACCATCACGGGCGGGCGTCAGTCGCTGATGCCGGCGCACAAGACCATGCTCACCGAGGCGGAAGTCGACACGCTGGCTCACTGGGCGGTCGCGATGGCCGAGACCGGCGGCGAGGGCGGGAGCGAGGAGGGCTGGAATCTGTTCCGGACCAAGGGGTGCGTGGCCTGTCACGGTCAGACCGCCAATGGCCATGTGGTCGATCTGCCCGACGGCGACTTCATCGGCGTGGGCGCGGCCAATCTGCGTGACGGCATCTGGCGCTTCGAGCCGGGCGGTTTCGAGAGTGCGCGACACACCATCCTCTATGGCGTCAACCGGAAGGACGTCCCCGAGAGCCGTAGCGCCGTGATGCCGGCCTTTGCGCAACCGGCCGGCAAACTCAGCGAGCAGGACATCAAGAAGCTGGTCGTCTATGTCCACTCGCTCGGCGGCGGGATGTGA
- the ccoG gene encoding cytochrome c oxidase accessory protein CcoG, producing the protein MNTDPESIEPVSVDALYAEADDRHVNAGGQTIHAKRIPGRWRTIKWALSSVWLIYLLGPYLRWDGRQAVLFDIPNRQYHLFSVTVLPQDFWMLSLLLLFFAILLAVMTALVGRVWCGFFCFQTVWTDVFTWIEERLEGPPAARRKLDAAPMSLEKLKLRAIKHSLWLLIGFLTGFSFVAWFTDAPTLWWTFFTGQANGAAYITVALFTAGTYVLAGFLREQTCFWLCPYARIQGVMLDRSTIVPTYDERRGEPRGRFKREDEGERTTGDCVDCNQCVAVCPTGVDIRRGQQEGCITCALCLDACDQVMDKVGRPRGLIRYASLDELEGRSTSRLWLRPRVWVYVLILGLSLSGILYGLTSLDPLELRVLHERAPLFVLQSDGSIQNKYTLKILNKTHEPLAVTVRATGHDDLTLMGADQPIETTPGGVTPATVFVRIPREALEAEQQPIVFRIEAERAAGEPAVTERESVFVGPEPRSD; encoded by the coding sequence TTGAACACCGATCCTGAATCGATCGAGCCGGTCTCGGTCGATGCGCTCTATGCCGAGGCCGACGACCGGCACGTCAATGCCGGCGGCCAGACCATCCATGCCAAGCGGATTCCCGGCCGCTGGCGGACGATCAAATGGGCGCTGTCCTCGGTCTGGCTGATCTATCTGCTCGGCCCCTATCTGCGCTGGGATGGCCGGCAGGCGGTGCTGTTCGACATCCCCAACCGTCAGTACCATCTGTTCTCGGTGACGGTGCTGCCGCAGGACTTCTGGATGCTATCGCTGCTGCTGCTGTTCTTCGCCATTCTGCTGGCGGTGATGACGGCGCTCGTCGGGCGGGTCTGGTGCGGATTTTTCTGCTTCCAGACCGTCTGGACCGATGTCTTCACCTGGATCGAGGAGCGGCTGGAAGGTCCGCCGGCGGCGCGGCGCAAGCTCGACGCGGCGCCGATGTCCCTGGAGAAGCTCAAACTGCGCGCAATCAAACATAGTCTGTGGCTCCTGATCGGCTTTTTGACCGGATTCAGCTTCGTGGCCTGGTTCACCGACGCGCCGACGCTGTGGTGGACCTTCTTCACCGGTCAGGCCAATGGCGCGGCCTATATCACGGTCGCACTCTTCACGGCCGGCACCTATGTCCTGGCCGGTTTCCTGCGCGAGCAGACCTGTTTCTGGCTCTGTCCCTATGCGCGCATCCAGGGCGTGATGCTCGACCGCTCGACCATCGTGCCGACCTATGACGAGCGGCGCGGTGAGCCGCGTGGTCGGTTCAAGCGCGAGGATGAAGGCGAGCGGACGACGGGCGATTGCGTCGACTGCAATCAGTGCGTGGCCGTCTGTCCGACCGGGGTCGACATCCGGCGCGGTCAACAGGAGGGCTGCATCACCTGTGCGCTCTGTCTCGATGCCTGTGATCAGGTCATGGACAAGGTCGGTCGACCGCGCGGACTCATTCGCTATGCCTCGCTCGACGAACTCGAAGGGCGTTCGACCAGTCGGTTGTGGCTCAGGCCGCGCGTCTGGGTCTATGTGCTCATCCTGGGGTTGTCGCTGTCCGGCATCCTCTATGGATTGACCTCGCTCGACCCGCTCGAACTGCGGGTGCTGCACGAACGCGCGCCGCTGTTCGTGCTCCAGAGCGATGGCTCGATCCAGAACAAATACACCCTCAAGATCCTCAACAAGACCCATGAGCCGCTGGCCGTGACCGTTCGCGCCACGGGGCATGACGACTTGACGCTCATGGGCGCCGATCAGCCGATCGAGACGACGCCCGGTGGCGTGACGCCGGCGACCGTGTTCGTCCGTATCCCGCGCGAGGCGCTCGAAGCCGAGCAGCAGCCGATCGTCTTCCGGATCGAGGCCGAACGTGCCGCGGGCGAGCCGGCCGTGACCGAGCGTGAGAGCGTCTTCGTCGGTCCCGAACCGCGCTCCGATTGA
- a CDS encoding FixH family protein → MMTHIQTRFQAHLQPNAALRNPWVLGWIGLIVVVLAVNLVMVYLAFATNPGLVNADYYERGRNYERTVLTRQARDPGWLIRADIPAALHAGQTEAIRVFFVDKAGQPVDPEAVTFHAYRPSDAARDFTLSMNREDRGRYVVETAFPLIGVWDTLIVARLGEDEFSVGERLTVGTR, encoded by the coding sequence ATGATGACCCACATCCAAACCCGTTTTCAGGCTCATCTCCAGCCCAACGCGGCCCTGCGCAATCCCTGGGTGCTCGGCTGGATCGGGCTCATCGTCGTAGTGCTGGCCGTCAATCTGGTCATGGTCTATCTGGCCTTCGCGACCAATCCGGGGCTGGTCAACGCCGATTACTACGAGCGCGGGCGGAACTATGAGCGCACCGTCCTGACCCGTCAGGCACGCGATCCGGGCTGGCTGATCCGGGCCGACATCCCGGCGGCGCTGCACGCCGGTCAGACCGAAGCCATCCGCGTCTTCTTCGTCGACAAAGCCGGTCAGCCGGTCGATCCCGAGGCCGTGACCTTCCATGCCTATCGGCCCTCGGATGCCGCGCGCGACTTCACCCTGAGCATGAACCGCGAGGATCGCGGGCGCTATGTGGTGGAGACCGCTTTTCCGCTGATCGGCGTCTGGGACACCCTGATCGTCGCGCGTCTGGGCGAGGACGAGTTCAGCGTCGGCGAACGTCTGACGGTCGGGACGCGCTAG